In Monodelphis domestica isolate mMonDom1 chromosome 4, mMonDom1.pri, whole genome shotgun sequence, one DNA window encodes the following:
- the LOC100619477 gene encoding olfactory receptor 14C36-like yields MSNFTTATEFLLMGFSDIRELQILYSFLLFLIYCAGLMGNLLIVIITTIDRRLHTPMYFFLRNLAMLDACYLSITVPQASFNSLVNNRIISVTGCAAQVFLVLFMAYVEVTLLTVMARDRYMAICHPLHYPVIMSPRVCLQMTLTCLLTGLVYAAFHTGYTFRLSFCHSNVVHQFFCDIPSLLRISCSDTFSNKLSLLASALLVGVGCYGFITASYVRIFSTVLKFPVKEDQKKAFSTCIPHISVVSLFVISATYVYSQPPSDSESLKDIIPSVFYTVIPPFLNPIIYSLRNKQIKDAMRILIKRTMFIMK; encoded by the coding sequence ATGTCCAATTTCACCACTGCAACTGAATTTCTGCTCATGGGATTTTCTGACATCCGAGAGCTCCAGATCTTgtattctttccttctgtttctcatCTACTGTGCAGGCCTGATGGGgaatctcctcattgtcatcatcaccaccattgACAGGAGGCTCCACACCCCCATGTACTTTTTCCTGAGGAATCTGGCCATGCTGGATGCCTGCTACCTCTCAATAACTGTTCCCCAGGCATCTTTTAACTCTCTGGTGAACAACAGGATTATTTCAGTTACAGGCTGTGCAGCTCAGGTATTCCTAGTGCTTTTCATGGCATATGTAGAAGTAACTTTGCTCACCGTCATGGCTCGTGACCGTTATATGGCCATCTGCCACCCTCTGCACTACCCAGTGATCATGAGTCCCCGAGTCTGCCTGCAGATGACCTTAACCTGCTTGTTGACTGGCCTCGTATACGCAGCTTTCCACACTGGCTACACGTTTCGCTTGTCCTTCTGCCATTCCAATGTGGTCCATCAGTTCTTCTGTGACATCCCCTCTCTGCTAAGGATCTCTTGCTCTGATACTTTTAGCAATAAGTTATCCCTACTTGCTTCTGCACTGCTGGTTGGAGTTGGCTGTTATGGCTTCATCACTGCATCTTACGTCCGTATATTTTCCACCGTGCTCAAGTTTCCAGTGAAAGAAGACCAGAAAAAAGCCTTCTCGACCTGCATCCCCCACATCAGTGtggtttctttatttgttatttcaGCCACTTATGTATATTCTCAACCACCTTCAGATTCTGAATCTCTTAAGGATATAATTCCTTCTGTATTTTATACTGTAATCCCACCCTTTCTGAACCCCATTATATATAGTCTACGGAATAAGCAGATAAAAGATGCAATGAGAATATTAATAAAGAGAACCATGTTTATTATGAAATAA
- the LOC100011665 gene encoding olfactory receptor 14C36-like has protein sequence MSNFTSETEFLLMGFSDIRELQIFYSFLLGLIYSAGLMGNLLIVIITTFDRRLHTPMYFFLRNLSMVDACYLSITVPQASFNSLVNNRIISVTGCATQVFLVILMAYVEVTLLTVMARDRYVAICHPLHYPVIMSPRVCLQMTITCLLTGLEYSAFHTGYTFRLSFCHSNVVHQFFCDIPSLLRISCSDTFSNKLSLLASALMVGAGCYGFITASYVRIFSAVLKFPVKEDQKKAFSTCIPHISVVSLFVISGIYVYSQPPSDSESLKDIIPSVFYTIIPPFLNPIIYSLRNKQIKDAMGILMKRTIFIRK, from the coding sequence ATGTCCAATTTCACCAGTGAGACTGAGTTTCTGCTCATGGGGTTTTCTGACATCCGAGAGCTCCAGAtcttctattctttccttttggGTCTCATCTACTCTGCAGGCCTGATGGGgaatctcctcattgtcatcatCACCACCTTTGACAGGAGACTCCACACCCCCATGTACTTTTTCCTGAGGAATCTGTCCATGGTGGATGCCTGCTACCTCTCAATAACTGTTCCCCAGGCATCTTTTAACTCTCTGGTGAACAACAGGATTATTTCAGTTACAGGCTGTGCAACTCAGGTATTCCTTGTAATTTTAATGGCATATGTAGAAGTAACTTTGCTCACCGTCATGGCTCGTGACCGTTATGTGGCCATCTGCCACCCTCTGCACTACCCAGTGATCATGAGTCCCCGAGTCTGCCTGCAGATGACCATTACGTGTTTGTTGACTGGCCTCGAGTATTCAGCTTTTCACACTGGCTACACGTTTCGCTTGTCTTTCTGTCATTCCAATGTGGTCCATCAGTTCTTCTGTGACATCCCCTCTCTGCTAAGGATTTCCTGCTCAGACACTTTTAGCAATAAGTTATCCCTACTTGCTTCTGCACTCATGGTTGGTGCTGGCTGTTATGGCTTCATCACTGCATCTTACGTTCGTATATTTTCCGCCGTGCTCAAGTTTCCAGTGAAAGAAGACCAGAAAAAAGCCTTCTCGACCTGCATCCCCCACATCAGTGtggtttctttatttgttatttcaGGCATTTATGTATATTCCCAACCACCTTCAGATTCTGAATCTCTCAAGGATATTATTCCTTCTGTATTTTATACCATAATACCTCCTTTTCTGAACCCCATTATATACAGTCTAAGAAATAAGCAGATAAAAGATGCTATGGGAATATTAATGAAGAGAACcatttttattagaaaataa